The segment GGTCCAGTTTCGCGAAGGCGGCGAGGCGGTCGGCATCGGCAGCGGACGGGTACCGGCCGGCGGTGCCGACGTCTGGGCCATCACCTATCGGCCCGGCCGCCAGGACGTCAGCGTCTCCGGCGGCGACAACCGGGGCCAGGTCATCGGCTCGGTCAATGTGGTCCGCAGCCTGACCCGGCTGGGGGCTTGGCGCGGCCAGCCGATCCTTCTGACCCTGCCGACTCTCGCCGACGCCCAGGACCGGACCGTGGTCCTGGTGCAGGCGCGCGCAGATCGTCGCATCCTGACGGCGGCGCTGCGTCAGGACTGAACCACCTATGGCTTCCCGCGTCCGTGCTCGACCACGCCCAGGGCGTCGGCGAGCCGGACCCTGGCCGAACCGCGGGGCAGGGGCTTCTGCTGGCCCTCGTGCGGGGCCCAGCCCGCCAGATTGACGATCTCGAAGGTCGCCGGGATCCGGCCGTCCGGCTCGCCGTATCGCTCTCCGTACAGCGTGGCAGCGCGCGCGACGATGCTGCGCGTCAGCGGCCGGGTGGTGCCGGCCAGGACATGGGTCTCGCCCATGGCGCGCAGATCGCGGATCAGGGCGAACAGGTCCGGGTAGCGGACCGTCAGACGGTCCACATCGGCGACCGGCAGGGCGAATCCGGCCCGCTGCAACAGGCCGGCGCCGTCGAACCCGTCCGCGAACGGCGAGACGCGCGCCTGGGCCCCGCCCCGTTCGGCCAGCTCGGCCTCGGTCAGGACGGCGCGAAGCTCCTTCAGGGTGCCCGCGCCCAGAAGGGTGCCGAGGAACAGTCCGTCGGGCCTCAGCGCGCGCCGGATCTGGCTGAGCGCGCCGGGCAGGTCGTTGGCCCAGTGCAGGGTCATCAGCGACACGATCAAATCGGTCGATGCGTCAGCGAGGTCCAGCGGTCTGGAGCCCGGATCGGCCGGATCGGCCCGCAGGATCGCCGGCCGGCCGATGCGTCCCGATGCGTCGCTGTCGCCGAGGACTGCCCCGAACACGCCCGCCTGGGCCGACAGGTCGACGACGACCGGAAACTGTCGCAAGGTGGCTTCGAGGCTCAGGACCGCATTCTCCGCCGCCCGGCGATGCAGGAAGTCGGCCCGGGCGAACAGGGGCGCGGATCGGGCCAGACGCAAGGCGCGGCGGGCGGAATCGAAGATGACGGGGGGGCCGGGGGCGGTCATGAACCTTCAGGATGGGGACTGGAGCGCGCGTTGGGAAGCGGCTCGTGCGCGCGCGGTCCTCGGCATGGCCGCCATCGGTCGGGGGATCGCCGACCTGATCCTGCCCCCCATGGCCCACGACAGCCGCGAGGCGACCCAGGCCGCAGGCCTGACGGCCGACGCCTGGAGCCGGGTCGTGTTTCTGGAGGACCCGGTCTGCGACGGGTGCGGCGCGGCGTTCGAATACGACGGCGGCGATTTCGCCTCGGACCGCTGCGCGGCCTGCCTCGCCTCTCCCTACCGGTTTTCGCGCTGCCGGGCGGCCTGCGTCTATGACGCGGCGTCGCGCGGCCTGATCCTGCGGTTCAAGCATGGCGACCAGCAGCAGTTCGCGGGCCTCTTCGCCCGCTGGCTGGGTCGCGCCGCCGCCCCGTTGATCGACCAGGCCGATGCCGTGGTGCCCGTGCCGCTGCATCCCACGCGCCTGCTGGCGCGACGGTTCAACCAGTCGGCCGAGATCGCCCGGCCCCTGGCCCGGTCGGCGCGGCTGGACTATCTGCCCGACGCCCTGCTGCGCACGACGCGGACGCAATCCCAGGGCGGGCGCAGCGCGCGGGGTCGGCGGCTGAACGTCAAATCGGCCTTCACCCTGACCGAGGCGGGTGCGCGCCGTGTCCGGGGGCGGCGCATCCTGCTGATCGACGATGTGCTGACGACCGGGGCCACGGCCGAGGCCTGCGCGAAGGTCCTGCTGGAGGGCGGGGCCCGCGCCGTCGATCTGGCCGTCATCGCAAGGGTGCGAACGGCACGCGAAGTCCCTAAGTAAGCCGTATACCCCTCAGTTTTTCGGAGTTTCGCCTTGGCCGACGTCGTCCTCTATACCAAGCCCGGTTGCCCCTATTGCCACGCGGCCATGGCGCTGCTGGACCGCAAGGGCGCGGCCTATACCGAGATCGTCGCCTCCAGCGATCCGGCCAAAAAGGCCGAGATGGTCGAAAAGGCCGGCGGCAAGGCCACCTTCCCCCAGATTTTCATCGACGGAAAACACATCGGCGGGGCCGACGACATGAGCGCCCTGGACCGTCGTGGCGGGCTGGATCCCCTGCTGGCCGCCTGATGTCATCTAGCCTGCCCATCGCCCTGATCCAGACGCGGACGCCCGCCACGGCCACCGCGGCCCTGGCGCACGTCGAGCCGCTGATTCGCAAGGCGGCGGCGGAGGGCGCCAGGCTGATCCTGACGCCCGAAGGCTCGAACCTGCTGGAACAGCGCCGGGATCGGCGGGTGCTGGCGATCGTCGACGAGGATCAGGACGTGGCCGTGATCGGCCTGCGGCATCTGGCGGCCGAACTGGGCGTCTGGCTGCTGATCGGCTCGGCCATCGTCCGGTCCGGCCATGCGGGCGACGACCGGGCGGCGAACCGCTCACTGCTGATCGATGCCAACGGCTCGATCGTGGCGCGCTACGACAAGCTGCATGTGTTCGACGTCGACCTGGCCAATGGGGAGACCTATCGCGAAAGTGCGTCGATCCGGCCGGGCGACGGGGCCTGCGTGGCAGGCACGCCCTGGGGCAGACTGGGCCTGACGGTCTGTTACGACGTGCGGTTCCCGCATCTGTTCCGCCAGCTGGCCAGGGCCGGCGCCGGCATGATCGCCGTGCCCGCCGCCTTCACTGTCCCGACCGGCGAGGCCCACTGGGAGATCCTGCTCCGCGCCCGCGCGATCGAGACCGGCGCCTTCATCCTGGCCCCGGCCCAGGGCGGCATGCACGAGGACGGTCGCAGGACCTGGGGCCGGTCCATCGTCGTCGGACCGTGGGGCGAGGTGATCGCCAGGCTGGATCACGACGACCCGGCCGTGCTGCATGCGACGCTCGACCTCGCGGCGGTCGAGGTGGCCCGTGCCTCCGTACCCCAGTTGCGGCACGACCGCGCGTTCGCAGCCCCATGATCCGCTATGCCCTGAGATGTGAGGCCGACCATCCGTTCGAGGCCTGGTTCGGATCGTCCGGCGACTATGACGACCAGGCCGCCCGGGGGCTGGTCGAATGCCCGTTCTGCGGATCGCGAGACGTATCGAAGCAGATCATGGCCCCCGCCGTCGCCGGAACGCGAAGCGCCGCGCCCGCCGTGGACATGGCCAGGGTCCAGACCCTGATGATGCAGGCCGCACGCGAGGTGCGCAGCCACGTCGAGGCGAACTTCGACTATGTCGGCGACACCTTTGCCCGCGAGGCCCGCGCCATTCACGAAGGCAAGTCCGAGAAACGCGAGATCTATGGCGAGGCGACGCCCGCCGAGGTGAAGGCGCTGAAGGCGGACGGCGTGCCCTGCACTGCGCTGCCGCCCGCGCCGATCGATCCCGCCAAGGTCAACTGATGCAGACCGGCTGGCGGCCGATGCGCGCCGACGATCTGGACCGCGTGGCCGAGATCGCCGCGATCGGTTTTCCCGACCATTTCGAGGGCCGGGACTGTTTCGCGAACCGGCTGGCGCTCAGTCCGGCGGGCTGTCTGGTGCTGCAGACGTCGCAGGGGCTGGAAGGCTATCTGGTCGCCTATCCCTGGCGCGTGGATGCGACCCCGGCCCTGAACACCCTGATCGAGGCGATTCCGGCGGACGCCGGGGTCATGTATCTGCACGACCTCGCCCTGACTCCGGCGGTCCGGGGTCAGGGCTGGTCGAGACCGGCCGTCCGCGCGGTGGTCGATCGGGCCCGGGCCGGCCGATGGCCGACCGTCGCCCTGGTCGCCGTCAACGATGCCACCGCGTTCTGGCGCGGTCACGGGTTCGAGGTCCGGGAGGCTCCGGACATGGCGACCCGACTGGCCAGCTATGGTCCGGACGCCCGCTACATGACCCGGGACGTCGCGCCGACCGTCTAGCTGCGGGTCCAGCCCTTTTCGGCCATACAGGCGCGGAAGGCGTCTCGACCGTCGGTGCGTTCGTCGCACTCGTCGCGCGCGGCGTCGAAGGGCTGGGCATTGTTGCCGTGCCAGGCCATGTCGTCGCTGTCGGCGTCGATCACGGTGATGCAGCCCGTGGTCATCGGGGCGGCAGACAGGCTGGCGAGGATCAGAAGGCGTTTCATGAGAGGCTCCACGGTTTGAAGCCTCTCGATGCCACCCGGGCCTGCCGGAATCCCGTTACGATCCCGTCATGTGGGTGAATTCGCGGTAAGGTGACGCTTCAGTCCCGGGTCGCGACCATCATGAAGTTGACGTCGGCATCCGCGCTTTCGCCCCAGCGGTCGGTCAGCGGGTTGTAGACCAGGCCGGACGGCCCGGTGACGGTCAGGGGTTCGGCCGACAGCATCCTCCGGATCTCGTCGGGCCTGGGGAACTGTCGCCAGTCGTGGGTCCCCGCCGGCACCCAGCGCAGGATGTATTCCGCCGCGATCTTGCCCAGGGCCAGGGACTTCAGCGTCCGGTTCAGGCTGGCCACGATCATGATGCCGCCGGGGGCCACCCGCCGCGAACAGGCGCGCAGGAAGCTTTCGGGATCGGCGACGTGTTCGATGATCTCCAGCACCAGAACGACGTCGAACGGACCCGCCCCCTCGGCCTCGATCTGTTCGACGGTGGCGGCGCGATAGGCGATGTCCAGCCCCTGTTCGTCCGCATGGGTCCGGGCGGTGCCGATGTTCTCGGACGAGGCGTCGATCGCCGTGACGGTGAACCCCAGCCGCCGCATCGGCTCGGCGATCAGCCCGCCGCCGCAACCGATGTCGATCAGGCTCAGTCCCGCGAAGGCCTCCCGTCTGGCCGGATCGCGGTGAAAACGCTCCGCGACCCGATCGCGGATGAAGGCCAGCCGGGCCGGATTGAACCTGTGCAGGGGCGCGAACGGCCCGCGCGCATCCCACCATTCCGCCGCCTGGGCCGAAAAGCGCGCGACGTCGGCCGGGTCGATGCTGGCCCCCTCGGCGCGATCCGTGGCGATATCGGCAAAGTCTTGCCCCGTTTGGGGTTTGCGCCCGGACAAGGGGTCGTTAGAAGCGGCCATGGCGCAAGGGTGAACCCCTTTTGCGCCCGCCATGCAAGACGGGGATTTCCGCCACGATGACGCGGACACGATGACGACGCCGGTGTCCAGACGCCTGGTGATGAAGTTCGGTGGCACCTCCATGGGCGACCTGGAGCGCATCCGCCGTGCCGCGCGCATCGTCGCCGCCGAGGTCCGGGCCGGACATTCCGTCGCCGTCGTGGTGTCGGCCATGGCGGGCAAGACCAATGAGCTGGTGGCCTGGACGGACGGGGCGGGTGCGGCGGCCGCCGGTCTGCCGCTGTCGGACGATGAATACGATGTGGTCGTCGCCTCCGGCGAACAGGTCACCTCGGGTCTGCTGGCCATCACCCTGCGCAACATGGGCCTGAACGCCCGCAGCTGGATGGGCTGGCAGATTCCCATCCTGACCGACGAGGATCACGCCCGCGCCCGCATCGTCGATGTGCCGGGCGAGGTCCTGGGGGCCGCGCTGGACGCCGGGGAGATCGCGGTGGTGCCGGGGTTCCAGGGCCTTTCGCCGTCGGGCCGGATCACCACCCTGGGCCGCGGCGGATCGGACACTTCGGCCGTGGCGGTGGCGGCGGCCCTGGGCTGTCCGTGCGACATCTATACCGACGTGGACGGCGTCTATACGACCGATCCCCGCATCGAGAGCCGGGCGCGGCGGCTGGAAAAGGTCTCCTACGAGGAGATGCTGGAGATGGCCTCCCTGGGGGCCAAGGTGCTCCAGACCCGCTCGGTCGAGCTGGCCATGGCCAAACAGGTGCCGGTGCGGGTCCTGTCCAGCTTCATCGAACCCGACGAAAACGGCGTCCTGCCCGCCAAGTCCGGCACGCTCATCTGTGACGAGGAAGAAATCGTGGAAAAACGCATCGTGTCCGGCGTCACCATGAGCCGTGACGAGGCCCGGATCACCCTGCTGGGCCTGTCCGACCGGGTCGACGCCCCCGCCGACGTCTTCACCCGCCTGGCCGAGGCCAGTGTCAATGTCGACATGATCGTCCAGTCCCAGGCCCGGACCGAAGGCGCGGTCAACCTGACCTTCACCACCGGCCGCCGCGACGCCGCCCGCGCCGCCGACCTGATGCGCGCGGCCCAGGGCGCCATCGGCTTCGAGGAGATCCGCGTCGACGAGGACGTGGCCAAGGTCTCGGTCGTCGGCGTCGGCATGCGAAGCCACGCGGGCGTGGCCCAGACCATGTTCCGCGCCCTGGCCGACAAGGGCGTCAAGTTCCAGGCCATCTCGACCTCGGAGATCAAGATCAGCGTCCTGATCGACGCCGCCTATGCCGAACTGGCCGTCCGCGCCCTGCATTCGGCCTATGGGCTGGAAGCGGTTTGAGAGGCCTGTAGGCGGACCCGACCAGCGTCCACCCGGGGTGGTTGGCGGGTGTGCCCTGTCCCGCGCCTGGGCGACATGCGCTGAACGTTTGACGGTGGGCGACAGCCTTCTCCTCTTTCGATTCAGACCGGGGTCATTATCATCTGTCTCTGGGGGGATATGACGTATGGCAGACGCTTCAGCGCCGCGCTCACGACGGAAGAAGTCCGTCGCGGCCCCGACCACGCCGGATGCGATCGAGATCGCCATGGGGGCCGAGGCCAGCGGTGATGCGCCGGTCGGCCCGGCGCACGATGTGCTGGTGAAGCAAGGCCGCCTGCTGGATGAACAGCTGAGACACCTCAAGCTCCAGGGGTTCAGCGAGCGGATCGGCGCGGGGCTGAAGATCATGGGCGGCGTGGCCGGGCTGATCGCCGCCGGCGCGCTCGGCATGATGGTCTGGAACGCCAGCCAGGACCGCAGCCTGCTCATCCAGGCGTTCAGTGCGCCCCCCGACCTTGTGCAGCGCGGCCTGACGGGCGAGGTGCTGGCCTCCAAGCTGCTGGACCGGCTGGCCCGGATCGATGGCCAGGCCCAGTCGCTCCGGGCCCCCGAGACCTTTCGCAACGACTGGGGCAGCGAGATCCAGGTGGAGATTCCGCAGACCGGCGTCTCCATCGGCGAACTGGACAAATATCTGCGCCAGTGGCTCGGCAAGCGGACCGGCATTGGCGGCGAAGTGGTCCGCATCGGCGATCAGGTGGCGGTGACCGTGCGCGTCGGCTCTGCCGGTGCCGTGACCCGGCAGGGTGCTGAGGCGGATATCGATAGCCTGATGCAGCAGGCGGCCGAGACCGTTTTCCAGCGCACCCAGCCGTTCCGGTACAGCAAATATCTGGAGTTCACCGGCCGCATGGAACAGGCGATGGCTGTGGCCGTCGATCTGGCAACGAACGGCCCCTACGATGAACGCGCCTGGGCCTGGGCCCAGATCAGCAATCTCCACCTGGAAAGCGGCGACATCCGCGCCGCCGTCTTCGCCGCACGACAGGCGGTCGATCTTGATCCCGAACTGGGCCTCGGCTGGGTAAATCTCGGCATCGCCGAAGGCAAGCTCGGCCATGAACGCGCTTCTCTGGCGGCGATCGAGCGATCGGTTGCCCTCCTGACCAGCGGCCGGGGCAAGCTGTCCGAAACCGGCATTGCGATCGGTTACTTCAACGCCTCACAGGTGCCGTTGTTGCGCGGCGACTTCAAAGAGGCCACCAGGCTTTTCCAGAGGCGGCAGAGCCAGACCACCTACCTGAACACTGACGAACAGGGGCAGTGGATCGCCGCCTCGGCTGCGGTTGCCCTGCATGACGTCAACGGCGCGCGCGCGATCATCGGCCGCCTCGTTCCAGATACCGAGCCCGAGCGATACAGCAACCAGTACCGTCGCGTGCTCCAGCCTCGCGCCGAACTGGCCGCGGAACGCGGCGACTGGCGGACGGCGCGCGACCGCTTTCGCGCCATGATCGATGCGGCACCTGCGTCCGCCTCCACCGCCGTCATCACCTCCCTGACGCCGCCGCTCGTCATCGCGGAGATCAAGGTGGGGAATGTCGCGGAGGCGGCCCGGCTGGCGGCGACCCTGCCCGACGACTGCGCCGCCTGTGTCGGGGCCAGGGCGGCCGTGGCCGAGGCGATGGGAGATCGGCCTGCAGCGGATCGCCTGTTCGCGCGCTTTGTCCAGCTGGCCGCGCCGGGCCCCTTCGCCCTGTCGGCCTGGGGTGAAGCGAGGCTGGGGCGAGGGGATGTCGATGGTGCCCTGGCCCTGTTCCGCGACGCTCAACGCGAAGGCCCTCGCTGGGCTGACGCCTACAAGCTGGAAGGCGACGTCCTTTTTCGGCAGGGCAAG is part of the Brevundimonas sp. AJA228-03 genome and harbors:
- a CDS encoding carbon-nitrogen hydrolase family protein translates to MSSSLPIALIQTRTPATATAALAHVEPLIRKAAAEGARLILTPEGSNLLEQRRDRRVLAIVDEDQDVAVIGLRHLAAELGVWLLIGSAIVRSGHAGDDRAANRSLLIDANGSIVARYDKLHVFDVDLANGETYRESASIRPGDGACVAGTPWGRLGLTVCYDVRFPHLFRQLARAGAGMIAVPAAFTVPTGEAHWEILLRARAIETGAFILAPAQGGMHEDGRRTWGRSIVVGPWGEVIARLDHDDPAVLHATLDLAAVEVARASVPQLRHDRAFAAP
- the ubiG gene encoding bifunctional 2-polyprenyl-6-hydroxyphenol methylase/3-demethylubiquinol 3-O-methyltransferase UbiG, giving the protein MAASNDPLSGRKPQTGQDFADIATDRAEGASIDPADVARFSAQAAEWWDARGPFAPLHRFNPARLAFIRDRVAERFHRDPARREAFAGLSLIDIGCGGGLIAEPMRRLGFTVTAIDASSENIGTARTHADEQGLDIAYRAATVEQIEAEGAGPFDVVLVLEIIEHVADPESFLRACSRRVAPGGIMIVASLNRTLKSLALGKIAAEYILRWVPAGTHDWRQFPRPDEIRRMLSAEPLTVTGPSGLVYNPLTDRWGESADADVNFMMVATRD
- a CDS encoding tetratricopeptide repeat protein produces the protein MADASAPRSRRKKSVAAPTTPDAIEIAMGAEASGDAPVGPAHDVLVKQGRLLDEQLRHLKLQGFSERIGAGLKIMGGVAGLIAAGALGMMVWNASQDRSLLIQAFSAPPDLVQRGLTGEVLASKLLDRLARIDGQAQSLRAPETFRNDWGSEIQVEIPQTGVSIGELDKYLRQWLGKRTGIGGEVVRIGDQVAVTVRVGSAGAVTRQGAEADIDSLMQQAAETVFQRTQPFRYSKYLEFTGRMEQAMAVAVDLATNGPYDERAWAWAQISNLHLESGDIRAAVFAARQAVDLDPELGLGWVNLGIAEGKLGHERASLAAIERSVALLTSGRGKLSETGIAIGYFNASQVPLLRGDFKEATRLFQRRQSQTTYLNTDEQGQWIAASAAVALHDVNGARAIIGRLVPDTEPERYSNQYRRVLQPRAELAAERGDWRTARDRFRAMIDAAPASASTAVITSLTPPLVIAEIKVGNVAEAARLAATLPDDCAACVGARAAVAEAMGDRPAADRLFARFVQLAAPGPFALSAWGEARLGRGDVDGALALFRDAQREGPRWADAYKLEGDVLFRQGKAREAAAAYREAIERAPNWSAAHLGLGRALIASGREREGRAALAAGERLKA
- a CDS encoding aspartate kinase, giving the protein MTTPVSRRLVMKFGGTSMGDLERIRRAARIVAAEVRAGHSVAVVVSAMAGKTNELVAWTDGAGAAAAGLPLSDDEYDVVVASGEQVTSGLLAITLRNMGLNARSWMGWQIPILTDEDHARARIVDVPGEVLGAALDAGEIAVVPGFQGLSPSGRITTLGRGGSDTSAVAVAAALGCPCDIYTDVDGVYTTDPRIESRARRLEKVSYEEMLEMASLGAKVLQTRSVELAMAKQVPVRVLSSFIEPDENGVLPAKSGTLICDEEEIVEKRIVSGVTMSRDEARITLLGLSDRVDAPADVFTRLAEASVNVDMIVQSQARTEGAVNLTFTTGRRDAARAADLMRAAQGAIGFEEIRVDEDVAKVSVVGVGMRSHAGVAQTMFRALADKGVKFQAISTSEIKISVLIDAAYAELAVRALHSAYGLEAV
- a CDS encoding GNAT family N-acetyltransferase, with the translated sequence MQTGWRPMRADDLDRVAEIAAIGFPDHFEGRDCFANRLALSPAGCLVLQTSQGLEGYLVAYPWRVDATPALNTLIEAIPADAGVMYLHDLALTPAVRGQGWSRPAVRAVVDRARAGRWPTVALVAVNDATAFWRGHGFEVREAPDMATRLASYGPDARYMTRDVAPTV
- a CDS encoding DUF1178 family protein, with protein sequence MIRYALRCEADHPFEAWFGSSGDYDDQAARGLVECPFCGSRDVSKQIMAPAVAGTRSAAPAVDMARVQTLMMQAAREVRSHVEANFDYVGDTFAREARAIHEGKSEKREIYGEATPAEVKALKADGVPCTALPPAPIDPAKVN
- a CDS encoding methyltransferase domain-containing protein; the encoded protein is MTAPGPPVIFDSARRALRLARSAPLFARADFLHRRAAENAVLSLEATLRQFPVVVDLSAQAGVFGAVLGDSDASGRIGRPAILRADPADPGSRPLDLADASTDLIVSLMTLHWANDLPGALSQIRRALRPDGLFLGTLLGAGTLKELRAVLTEAELAERGGAQARVSPFADGFDGAGLLQRAGFALPVADVDRLTVRYPDLFALIRDLRAMGETHVLAGTTRPLTRSIVARAATLYGERYGEPDGRIPATFEIVNLAGWAPHEGQQKPLPRGSARVRLADALGVVEHGRGKP
- a CDS encoding ComF family protein; the protein is MNLQDGDWSARWEAARARAVLGMAAIGRGIADLILPPMAHDSREATQAAGLTADAWSRVVFLEDPVCDGCGAAFEYDGGDFASDRCAACLASPYRFSRCRAACVYDAASRGLILRFKHGDQQQFAGLFARWLGRAAAPLIDQADAVVPVPLHPTRLLARRFNQSAEIARPLARSARLDYLPDALLRTTRTQSQGGRSARGRRLNVKSAFTLTEAGARRVRGRRILLIDDVLTTGATAEACAKVLLEGGARAVDLAVIARVRTAREVPK
- the grxC gene encoding glutaredoxin 3, whose product is MADVVLYTKPGCPYCHAAMALLDRKGAAYTEIVASSDPAKKAEMVEKAGGKATFPQIFIDGKHIGGADDMSALDRRGGLDPLLAA